One part of the Planctomycetota bacterium genome encodes these proteins:
- a CDS encoding substrate-binding domain-containing protein, translating into MSGVVRVHLDVPMEQTFGPEIALGVSRFALASDRQWLLSVPDWQEPMPETTSTGQQCSDVGIITRAATDHQDNLIADRGIPAVNVSGVLRSSKLPRVQSDDHACGVLAAEHLIDRGYTRFAAAFIDGQVWRDRAAGFAARVRRQGHHCTLFRLGSVAPSQHGSLTARLAEWLERLPEPTGVLAVSDLMGRRLSDACRLAGLRVPDRVALIGVDNSELMCHLADPPLTSVDINAEQIGFNAAAILDRLLRGEPVPTTQIVPPRGVIARASTDALAVDDPDVAEALATIQARACDPLDVETVLQKVAVSRRTLESRMRKAIGRTPGQEIKRVRLQTARDLLVFSDASLQRIARRTGYQGLAAFSHSFKQHTGLSPGQYRLQFRSSDVR; encoded by the coding sequence GTGTCAGGCGTCGTCCGGGTCCATCTCGATGTGCCGATGGAGCAGACGTTCGGTCCAGAGATTGCGCTCGGGGTCAGTCGCTTCGCGTTGGCGAGCGATCGACAGTGGCTGCTGAGCGTGCCGGACTGGCAAGAGCCCATGCCCGAAACCACTTCGACAGGCCAGCAATGTTCGGACGTCGGGATCATCACTCGCGCCGCGACGGATCATCAGGATAACCTCATTGCCGACCGCGGCATCCCGGCGGTGAACGTCTCGGGCGTCCTGCGCTCGTCGAAGCTACCGCGCGTTCAATCGGACGACCATGCGTGCGGCGTTCTGGCTGCGGAGCACCTCATCGACCGCGGCTACACACGATTTGCCGCCGCCTTCATCGACGGTCAGGTTTGGCGAGACCGAGCCGCCGGTTTTGCCGCGCGGGTCCGCCGGCAGGGGCATCACTGCACGCTGTTTCGACTCGGCAGCGTTGCGCCGTCGCAGCACGGTTCGCTCACTGCCCGGCTCGCTGAGTGGTTGGAGCGTTTGCCCGAGCCGACGGGCGTGCTGGCGGTGAGCGATCTGATGGGGCGACGGCTCAGCGATGCCTGCCGGCTGGCGGGTCTGCGGGTCCCGGACCGTGTCGCACTCATCGGCGTCGACAACAGCGAGCTGATGTGCCACCTGGCCGATCCGCCTCTGACGAGCGTCGACATCAACGCCGAGCAGATCGGCTTCAATGCCGCCGCCATTTTGGATCGATTGCTTCGTGGCGAGCCCGTCCCAACCACGCAGATCGTCCCGCCGCGCGGTGTCATCGCGCGTGCGTCCACGGACGCATTGGCTGTCGACGACCCCGACGTCGCAGAAGCGCTGGCGACGATCCAGGCACGTGCGTGCGATCCACTGGACGTCGAGACCGTCCTTCAGAAGGTCGCGGTGTCGCGTCGGACGCTGGAGTCGCGGATGCGCAAAGCAATCGGCCGCACGCCGGGACAAGAGATCAAACGCGTCCGCCTTCAAACAGCACGCGACCTGCTGGTCTTTTCCGACGCGTCGCTGCAACGCATCGCTCGCCGCACCGGCTACCAGGGACTCGCTGCTTTCAGCCACTCGTTCAAGCAGCACACCGGCCTGTCCCCGGGGCAATACCGCCTTCAATTCCGATCAAGCGACGTCCGCTAG
- a CDS encoding glycosyltransferase family 4 protein: MSDAKTFLILSQVYVPDPASVGQHIHDVAAEMVRRGHRVIVYASGRGYEDPTTKYPARETRDGVEIRRIPLASFGKKSIPRRVAGTASFMGQVLTRAMTCEKPDAMLVSTSPPMIGSVGRLVKKVRGVPMTYWAMDLNPDQLIALGKIKADDRKAKFLEKNNRKILDSSDLVVALDRFMADRLRPRTTDLDSRLLTIPPWPHESHAEPVKHEDNVFRDEHGLQGKFVVMYSGNHSPSNPLDTVLEAADQLRDDDRFRFLFVGGGLGKKDVEAFIKEKSLPNAISLPYQPIESLRYSLSAADVHLVTLGDDMVGIIHPCKVYGSMAVARPILFVGPKPSHVSDLLDQHDFGRHASHGDVDATVAALKELADLSDETRESMGTTARRVLDENLSQQRLCGMMCDRIEATMSA, from the coding sequence ATGTCTGATGCGAAGACGTTCCTCATCCTGAGCCAGGTCTACGTGCCGGATCCGGCCAGTGTCGGCCAGCACATCCACGACGTCGCGGCCGAGATGGTGCGGCGCGGTCATCGCGTCATCGTCTACGCCAGTGGGCGTGGGTATGAAGATCCGACGACGAAGTACCCGGCCCGTGAGACGCGTGACGGCGTGGAGATTCGACGAATTCCGCTGGCGTCGTTCGGCAAGAAGAGCATTCCGCGCCGCGTCGCCGGCACGGCGAGCTTCATGGGACAGGTGCTGACGCGGGCGATGACGTGCGAGAAGCCGGACGCGATGCTCGTCAGCACGAGCCCGCCGATGATCGGCAGCGTCGGCCGGCTCGTGAAAAAGGTTCGAGGCGTGCCCATGACGTACTGGGCGATGGACCTCAACCCCGACCAGCTCATCGCGCTGGGCAAGATCAAGGCCGACGATCGCAAGGCCAAATTCCTCGAGAAGAACAACCGGAAGATCCTCGACAGCAGCGACCTCGTCGTCGCGCTCGATCGCTTCATGGCGGACCGACTTCGGCCTCGGACGACGGACCTCGACAGCCGCCTTTTGACGATTCCGCCTTGGCCGCACGAATCCCACGCGGAGCCGGTGAAGCACGAAGACAACGTCTTTCGCGACGAGCACGGCCTGCAGGGGAAATTCGTCGTCATGTACAGCGGCAATCACTCGCCGAGCAACCCGCTCGACACCGTGCTCGAAGCGGCCGATCAGTTGCGCGACGACGATCGATTCCGGTTCCTCTTCGTCGGCGGCGGGCTGGGCAAGAAAGATGTCGAGGCGTTCATCAAGGAAAAGTCGCTGCCGAACGCGATCAGTCTGCCGTATCAGCCGATCGAGTCGCTGCGGTACTCGCTGTCAGCCGCCGACGTGCACCTCGTGACGCTGGGCGACGACATGGTCGGCATCATCCATCCGTGCAAGGTCTACGGTAGCATGGCCGTCGCCAGGCCGATTCTGTTCGTCGGGCCCAAGCCGAGTCACGTCAGCGACTTGCTCGACCAGCACGACTTCGGGCGCCACGCGAGTCATGGCGACGTCGACGCAACGGTCGCGGCGTTGAAGGAACTGGCCGACCTGTCCGACGAGACCCGCGAGTCGATGGGAACGACGGCCCGCCGAGTCCTCGACGAGAATCTCAG